CTGGAGCAGCACCGCCGCGGCACGGTTCATGCTGATGATGCGGAGCTGGTCGTCGATTGCGAGCACACCCTCGTCCATCGACGAGACGATGGTGCCCAGCTCGTTGCGTTGGCGCACGACCTCAGACAGTCGGCCGTCGAGCTGTTCGGCCATCTGGTTGAGCGTGTCGGCCAGCGCCGCGACATGCGGGGGCCCGTTGGTGGGGACGCGGGTCGAGAGGTCGCCCTGTGCGAGCTTCGCCGCCGACTGCCCCAGGTCGCGTAGCCACTTGCGGTAGCGCGTCATGATCCAGACGGTCACCACGAGGACGATCAGCGTCGCCGTGAGCAGCCCGAGCAGCGGCAGCGACGCCGCGTCGGCGAAGGGGGGCGTGTTGGCGCAAACGATGTGAGGCATGGCGGCGTAGGGGTTCGGCGCAAGGGCTTAGGTTGGAGCATCGATATCAACAGCATAGATCAAGTGGTTGATGGGGCCGAGGCAGTACGGAGATAGAACGGGACACAGTTTCGATGAGGCCTTCCATCGAATCACGACGCCCTACTCATCCCGCAACCGATACCCCACGCCCCGCACCGTCTCGATCTGTCGGCCGGTGTCACCCAGCTTGCGGCGCAGCGCGACGACTTGGACATCGACGCTGCGGTCGGTCACGGCCGCGTATCCCTCGTGGATCGTCTCGATGATCTGCTGCCGCGTAAAGACCCGGCCCGGCTTGGAGGTGATAAGCGAGAGCAGCTTGAACTCCGTCGCGGTCAGCGCGACACGCTCGCCGCTGGCGTGGACCTCGTGGCGGTCCTTGTCGATCGTGATCGGGCCGGACTTCACGACCGAGTCGGGTGTCGGCTGGTCGTCGCGCTCGGCCCGGCGGAGCACCGCGCGGACCCGCGCGAGCAAGACACGCGGGCTGAACGGCTTAGTGATGTAGTCGTCGGCCCCCTGCTCGAGCCCGCGGACGATGTCCTGCTCCTCGCCCTTCGCCGTGAGCATGACAACCGGCACGTGCTGCGTGGCGTCGCGGGTCTTGAGCTGCCGGCAGACCTCGAGCCCGTCGATCCCGGGCAGCATGAGGTCCAGCAGCACAAGCCCGAGCTCGCCGGAAAGTTTGCGTGCCCGCTGGAGGCCGTCTTCGCCGGTCGCGGCGGTCTCGACCCGGTAGCCCTCTCGGGCCAAGTTGTATCGGAGCAGTTCGAGCAGGTCCGGCTCATCTTCAACCAGCAGGATTGTTGTTTCGTTGGTGGGGGTGTCGGTCATCGCGTCATGCTTCCGTGGGTAGGGTAGAAGCGGAAGGATAGCACGCGATTTTGCAATGCTTGCATCGCTAACATATTTCACATGAAGCGTGCCGGACGGTAATCCTGGGCTTCTGCGGTGCCTTGTCTTCGCAGTCTCAGCCATTGGCGTGTCTCTCCGGACGGAGCGACTGATGGGACGCGGACTCAGGCGCAAAAAACAAGACGCGGGGCGTATGCCCCGCGTCTTGCGGTTGAGTCATGGTTGCCTGTCGTCAGGCAGCATTTGTCTTAGAACAGGAGCTGGAGCTGTGCACGCCAGGCGATCTGCTCGTCGTCGTCGGTGACACCCGACTGCATGCCGAGGCCGGAGCTGGACTCGCCACCATTGACCGCACCCGCGCCGGCGGGGTCGTCGCCGGAGAGGGTGTAGATGATGTCGGTGGTGAACTTCACGTTGTCGTTGAAGTGGTAGTTCAGGCCGACGGTCAGAGCGAGCAGCTCGTCGCGACCCGAGACGTCGTCGTCGATGTAGTCGAGACGGCCGAAGACGTTCCACTTCTCATCGAGGATGTAGCTGACCTGGCCGTAGGCACCGTACTGGTCGGCGTCGACGAAGCCGGTGTTGGCCGAGACGTGGTTGCCGAAGACACCGGCGGTGACGCCGAAGCCGCCGGTCTTCCAGAGGGCGTCGATGGTCCAGATGAACTGGTCATCGACGAACCCGCCGCCGTCGGCCTTCTGGTAGTGGATTGCGGCACCGACGAACAGGGCGTCGGAGTCGCTGCCGAATTCGTCCTTGGCGTCGTCCCATTCACCGTCGAGGCGGACGTCCGCACGGGCGGTGAAGGCGAAGTCGTTGCTGGCACCGCCGGGGAGGTCGGTGAAGCCCGAGTTGGCACCGTCGCTGAGGGCGACAGCGAACTTCCACTGGTCATCTTTGTAGCTGAACTGGACCTGCTCGGCACGGTTCAGGGTGAAGAACTCGGTGGCCAGGCCACGGTCGACGGCCACCTGGCGGGTCGAGCTGATGAGTTCCTGGCGGGCGAAGGGCAGCTTGAAGTGGCCTGCCCGCATCTTCCAGCCGTCACCGAGGTCGTGGCCGATGACGACGTCTTCGGCGAAGACGTTGCCGTCACCGCGGTCGGTGGCGAGGCGGATGAGGTAGTCCCAGCCGTCGGCGACGGTGCCCGAGAAGGCCACCTTCTCGCGGCGGACGCTGAACGACGAGCGTGCCTCGTCCGACGAGCCGGTGCGGTCGTCCTGGTAGTTGAAGAGGTAGCGGAACTGGATCTGGCCGGAGATGTTCATCGTGAACTGGCCGTTGGCCGACTGCAGGAACACGTGGCCGTTGTCGTCGATGCCGGCGGCCATGCCTTCCTGAAGCAGGGTGGCGCGGGTCGCGGAGTCCGCGAGGACATCCTGGACCAGGCCACGGACTTCGTCGGCGCGGGCTTCGGTCAGCCAGTCGCCTTGGGATTGTGCCTGGAGCTGGGCGACCTGGGCCTCCAGCTGGGCGATCCGGGTGTCTTCATCTGCCGAGGCGGTACCGGCGAAGCCGGCTGCCATGGCACATACGAGCGCTGCGGTCGAAATCTTACTAAGCATCAATGCGTCTCCTTGGAAAGATGCATCCAAACATACCGGGAAGTGCCCGGCTTCTGACGGCGTGTCATCCCCTGTGAAACACGTGTTGCACAAGAATGGAGAATGATCCGCTTCGGAGCTTGGTCAGCACCCGCCCCCGAGCGCTGACCAATGTCTTGTATGGGGGGCTCTCCTGTTTTGAGCCGCCCGACTAGGTTCTTCTGACTGTTGCCAATGTCGGTTTGATCCGTTTTTCCCCTTGAAACTTGGGGTGGGCGGAGATCATACACAGCCCGCACTCCATCGTCACTTCGGGGAACCCGTCTACAGGGTCAGTAGTAAGGTGTCCTGTCTTATCGGTCGCGGATCGGAAATCGCTGTCGAGACGTGACCCGGTATGAATCTTTGGTCTCCTCGAACGGCCACCATGGTAGCGGGGATGCAAGCGGGCGTCATCCGGGCGGGCCCTCGCGCGGGGCGGGGTCGATCTCCCGCAGGTACGCCCAGGTGTACAGCCCGGTTCCATGTCCATCCGAAAAAACCAGCCGAATCGCGTAGTTTCCGACCAATTCCACCGATTCCGCCCTTAGCGGCCCCGCCGAGCCGGCCCCGGTAGGCAGGACCGTGAGCGGATTTTTCGCCAATTCCTCACGAAACTGCCTGGCGTCCGCAGAGGGCGAGTTTTTACGCAAAAATGCGACAGGGTAGACCGAGACCCGGCCGTCGGACCAGGCGATGGTCAAGGCCTTGGCGCGGTCTAAGTCGATGTCTTTAGGGAAGATAGCCATGGATAGGGTGGCGTGAGCGCCGGTCACTTCGCGAGAGGCGGGTGCTACTCCACGGGCCGGTCGTTGAGTTCTCGCAGCTGCCGGGCGTGGTCCAGCAGGGCGTCGGTGTCCACGTCCTCAGCAGCTTGTGCGGGTTCGAGGGCAAAGGACCAGCTGCGTTCGACCCGCTGGCCGGGGATCGCCTCGGCGAACAGGTCTGGGCCCGGGTGTTCCCACCACGGCTGGTCGAGCTGCTGCTCGGTATGCAGGGTCTGGTAGCCCGCCATCTCGAGCCGGACGTCGTAGGTGCCGTACCACGTGAAGGGCACGGTCACGGGGGTTCGGCCGACCTCCTGGTCATTTAGATAGACCAACGCCCCGGGCGGGTCGGAGTCGATGCTGAGCACCCGCTGGACACAGCCCGTCGAGAAGAGGGCGGTGAGGGCGAGCGTAGCGATGGCGATCGGGGGTGTGGGTCGTGCCATGGGCGGGATTGTAACGCGGGGGGGAGCCCACGCTCAACGAGCGTGGGCTTCGGGGGGGCTTGGATCGGTGGGTGCGGCTAGTAAGAACCTGTGTCATCGTCGTCCCCCGCGCGGAGTTCGTCGCGCAGGGTTTCCATGACGTGGCGGATGGTGTCGCTCTTGAAGCCGCGCCGCGCGAGCTGGCCGTAGAGCCGGCGGTAGCGGGCGTCGGGGTCGAGCCGGCGCATCGCGCCGATCTTCTTCTCGGCAAACGCGAGGGCGGTGTCGCGCTGTTCGTCGGGGTCGTCGGTCGCTTCCGCGACGAGCTTGTCGGCGAGCGACCCGCTGATGCCTTTAGCGAACAGCTTCTGCTTGAGCAGCATCGGCCCGGCGGGCTTGCGCGACATCTCGGCGCGGACGAGCATCCGGCCGAACTGCTCGTCGTCGATGAGGTCGAGCTGTTCGAGGCGTTCGAGCACGGCCGCGCGGGTGCCGGCCGAGTGGTCGAGCTGGCGGAGCTTGTCGTCGATCATCCGCCGGCTCATCGCGCGGCGGGCGAGGCGTCGCGTCGCGGCGCGGAAGGCCTTGTCAAACCCCTTGGCGTCCTCGACCTGTTTGGCGAGCGTGTCGTTCCAGGGCTGGCCTTTGTAGAGCCCGAGGTCGTTGATGAGCCGGGTGTTGAGGGTGGCGACGACCTTGCCCTTCGTGCCGGCGTCGGGGTCGCCGACGCGGACCATGGTGCGGTGGCTGTCGCGCGCGGTGGGTGAGAGCGAGAGGATCTGCAGCCGGGCGTCGGTGGGGAACAGTGTCACGGTGCTACGATAGCAGTGTTGGCAGGGATGTACGACAACACGTTTAGCCGCCGCCCAGCGGGCGGCGCGCCTCCGCTCGATCCAACGACGCGCCGCCCGCTGGGCGGCGGCTAAACATTTCACGCGAAGGGAGCCCACCGATGACTGACGATCTTGGCACGGTAGTCCTGGCCAGCGCCCGCGAGACCTTCGTGTCGCAGCGCGGGCTCGCGGACCGCGCGATCGCGCAGGTGTCGTTTGCGCAGCTCCGGCAGGTGCTCGACCGTGACGGCAACAGCGTGGCCGTCATCATGAAACACATGGCGGGCAACATGCGCTCGCGCTGGACTCAGGTGCTGACGAGCGATGGCGAGAAGCCGTGGCGGCATCGCGACACGGAGTTTGTCGACGACTACACCGACCGCGACGCGCTGGAGAAGGACTGGGCCTCGGGCTGGTCGGTGCTGCTCGAAACGCTTGATCGGCTCACGGGCGACGACCTCGCCCGGGACGTCTACATCCGCAGCCGGCCGCTGACGCTCGCCCGCGCGATCCACCGGCAGATCGCGCACTACGGCTACCACGTCGGGCAGATCGTCAGCCAGTGCAAACGCCTGGCGGGCGACGACTGGGCCTACCTCAGCGTCCCGCGCGGCGGGTCCGAGGCGTACACCCGGTCGCTCCAAACCCCCAAGGAGCACGGCGAAAGCAGGGGCCCAGGCGAAAACACCGAAACCGCGTAGGCCCGGCGGGCGTATTGAGCGTAGAGTTATCCAGGGAAAGCGACGCGTCCCGGCGACCTGCGGACGTGCAAACATATCGGAGCCGCCACGATGACATCAACGCCTCGGATCGCCCGTGTCCTGCCCGCCTTGCTCGCGCTGGTGTTGTCGGCCGGGCTTCCCGGTCTCGCGAGCGCATCCGCCGTACCCGAATCGCTTGTCGCACTCAACACACAGACCACGGCCTTGGCCGAGCCGTGCCGAAGCGCGACGGTCGGGATCATGATGCCCGGCGGCGGGATGGGCAGCGGCGTCATCATCAGCGAAGACGGTTTGGTTCTGACCGCGGCGCACGTGCTGCCCGAGGTCGGCGGCGCCATCACGATCGTGCTGCACGACGGCCGACAGGTCGCCGCCCAAGCGCTGGGCGCGAACCGCCAGGTCGACTCGGGCATGGCCCGCATCACCGAAGAAGGGGTGTACCCCTTCGCGCCCGTCGCCGAGGCCGGCGGGCTGTGGGAGGGCGACTGGTGCATCGCGTTTGGCCATGCCGCAGGGATCCAGACCGACCGCCCCGCGCCGATGCGCCTGGGCCGGATCGTCCACGTCTCGAGCCGCGCCGCGATGACCGGCGCGATCACGACCGACTGCACCGTCGTGTCGGGCGACTCGGGCGGCCCGCTCTACAACATGGCCGGCGAAGTGATCGGTATCCACAGCAACATCGAGATGAACGTGCTGGTCAACCGGCACGTGCCGATCGACGTCTACCACGCGCAGTGGGACGCGCTGCTCGAACCTAACGAGATCAGCGCGATGCCGCAGGGCGCGGGCTCCGTTATCCCCGGCCTCGAGGCGCTGCCCGAGAACATCCAACGCGAGATCACCCGCCGCATCGAGGACGGCGACACCGCGCTGCGTGACGCGATCGAGGAAAGCCGGGACGCCACCGGCAAGGTCGATCTCTCGCCCGAGGAACTGGCGACGCTGCTGGGCCGAGAGGACTTGATCGCGACGATCCGCGAGTATGAGGAACGCCTCGACGCGCGCGAGCGGCGGACGGCCGAGCTCAACGCGATGGAGGGCTCGCCGCTGGGCGATGGGCCCGACGCGATTGATGAGCGCCTGGCCGAGACGCGGCAGTTCCTGCGCCGCACGGCGCGTCAGCGCGCGCTCGCCGAGATCGCCGACGACCTGCGGCGGGCGCACGGCAAGATCGCCGACCACGTGATCGCGCAGTACGACGATGTGACCGCCGGGGCGGGGCCCTGCACGGTGGAGGTCGTCTGCCAGCGGCGCGTCGTCGCGCTGGGCACGATCGTCCGCGCCGACGGCTACATCATCACCAAGGCCAGCGAGCTCAACGGCCCGGTTGCGGTGCGGATGCACGACATGGACTACGACGCCCGCATCGTCAACGGCGACTGGGCCAACGACATCGCGATGCTGAAGATTGATGCGCAGGAACTCACGCCCGTGCGCTGGTCGGCCGCGCCGCCGGTGCTGGGCGAGCTTGTGGTCGCGCCGGGCGCGGACGGCATGCCGCTCGCGCTGGGTACCATCGGCGTTGATGCTCGGCCGATCCCCGAGCGCGTCAACAACCTGCGCGAGGCCGCGCCGTCGGGCCCGTTCCTCGGTGTGTCGGGCGCGACCAACGCGAGCGGCGCACGCATCGAAGCCGTCATCCCCGGCACACCGGCCGAAACCGCAGGGCTCCTCGCCGGCGACATCATTACCGCCATCGGCGAAGAAGCCATCGCCGGCCAACGCGCACTCGTGCAGGTGCTCGGCGAGAAAGAGATCGGCGAGACGCTGACCCTCACCGTCCGCCGCGGCGAGGAAGACGAGGCCGAAGAGCTTGAACTCGAAGTCACGCTCGGCGACCGCGCCGACTTCGCCGAGCCCGCGCCCGAACAGCAGGGGCCCAGCGCGGCCGAGACCTACAGCGCCCGCGGCGGCAAGCTCTCGGGACGACGCACCCGCTTCCCCATGGCGATCACTCACGACACCATCATCTGGGCCGGCGACATCGGCGGCCCGCTCTTGAACCTCGAAGGCGAAGCCGTCGGCCTCAACATCGCCCGCTACGGCCGGACCGCGACCTACTCGATCCCCGCCGACGTCGTGCAGGGCGTCGTCGAGAGGATGCTGGCGGGGCACTGATCTCGTCGGCTGGGGGCAGGTAATCCTGTCTGTCAGCGATAAAGTAGGACAGGCATTCCTGCCTGTCATCAGGCCGAAGGCCTGAGCATCGTTACAAGTCCACTTCGGCTGCGCCGAATGACAGGCAAGAATGCCTGTCCTACCGTTTGCATTCTTGGAGCCCCCTGTGCCCGACACCCAACGCATGAACCCCCTCACCCGCTTCGTCTGCTCAGCACTCGTGCTCCTGACCGCTGCGCTGCTCGCGCCGCCCGCGCTCGCCCAGCCGGCCGCTGCGGTGGAGCAGGACACCGCACTCGCGCACGTCGAAGAGCGCGCCCGCGCTATCGCGCCCAACGCGATCGGCGCGGCCGTGGGCATCATCGTCCGCGACGCCAACGGCGCGGGATCGGGCAACGGACGCGGCATGGGCAGCGGCGTCATCGTCAGCGAAGACGGCCTCATCCTCTCCGCCGCGCACGTCGTACTCGCGCCGGGCGCAGAGCTCATCATCATCCTCGCCGACGGTACCCGGGTCGCCGGCGAAACGCTCGGCGTGGACCACGACGTCGACGCCGGCATGGCCCGCATCACCGAGCCCGGCGACTACACCTTCGCCCCCGTCGCGGCCCAGGGCGACTTCGCCGTGGGCGACTGGGTCCTCGCCGTCGGACACGCCGGCGGCATCCAGACCGACCGCCACCCGCCCCTGCGCCTGGGCCGGCTGCTCCACCACATCGACGACGACGACGAAGAACTCTTCGGCAACCTCGCCTCCGACTGCACCGTGATCTCCGGCGACTCGGGCGGCCCGCTCTACAACCTCGCCGGCGAAGTCATCGGCATCCACTCCAACATCGGCATGCGCGTCACCGAGAACCGCCACGTCGCCATCGACGAGTACCACGAACGCTGGGACGCCTTCGTCGCCGGCGAAGACCTCAGCACGAACCCGCACCGCGAGCCGATCGACCCCGTTGATGCCGAGGACCTCGAAGACCTTGTCGACGAAGACGGCAACCCCATCAACCCCGCCGACACGGATGGCGACGGCGCGATCTCCGACGAAGAGGCCGCGCGCAACGTCATGCGCATGAACCTCTACCAGCAGTTCTCCCACGTGCTCACGCGCGACGAGATCGAGCTGCTGATGAGCGTCGCGATCGTCGGCGATAACGGCCAGATGCAGCTCGACATCACCCCGCAAAACTTCGCGGAGGTCTCGGGCGTGCTCGAAAAACTCAACGCCGCCCAGCAGCAGGGCGCACGCATGCCCGGCCCGCTCCCACGCCGGGCGCTCCGCTACACCCGCACCGGCGAGCAGGTCCGCCCGATGCTGGACCCGATCGCCGAGCAGGGTGGCCAGAGCGTCGTCGCCGTCCGCAGCGGCACGCAGTACGTCGCGCTGGGCACCGTCGTCGGCGAAGGGCTGATCCTCACCAAGGCCAGCGAACTCGACAGCGACACCCTCGCGATCCGCGTCGGCCGGGTGCGGCGCGAGGTCGAACTGGTCGGCGTCGATGAGGCGACCGACCTCGCGCTGCTTCGCGTCGAGCGCTCCAACGGCACGGCTCCCGTCAAGTGGTACGCACACGACCTCGAGCCCGGCGACCTGCTGGGCACGCTGCTCGTCTCGCCCAACGCCGACGGCGAGCCGCTCGCGCTGGGCGTTGTCAGCGTCGAGACCCGCGCTATCCCGCAGACGATCCAGAGCATCGGCAACGGCAACACCGCGTTCCTCGGCGTGTCGGGGCTGGGCGGCAGCGGCTCGGCCGTCATCCAGGAAGTCATCGAGGGCGGCGCGGCCCAGGCGGCGGGCATGCTCGACGGCGACGCCATCGTCCGCATCCAGGACATGACGATCGAGAACCACACGGACCTGGTCGAGGCGATCGGCCAGTTCGAGCCGGGCACGACGATCGAGATCGAGGTGCTGCGCCGAGGCGCGTCGGTGGTGATGCACGCGACGCTGCAGGACGCGACGGGCAAGTTTGATATGGATGCCAACGACGACCTCCCGACCGCGCAGCTCAGCCGACAGGCCGGTGCGATCAGCGCCCGGCGGACCGACTTCCCTGCGGCGTTCACCCACGACAGCGTGGTCTGGGCGGGCGACATGGGTGGCCCGCTGCTCGGGCTCGACGGCACCTGCATCGGCATCAACATCGCCCGCTACGGCCGAACCGCGACCTACGCGATCCCGGCGGACGAGGTCCAGCGCGTGCTCGCGGAGTTGTTGGCCGGTGAATCGGAATGATTAGTCCAGATGAGTACAAGGCGACGTGGGATCGTGGCATAAAGGAGGCAGAAGCGGATATCGCTTCCGAGACTCCGAAGTATTTCTGGGGATTTTGTGGCGCGTGGGGTGAGCGGTTCGTCGAGTTGTTCCAAGAGCGTTTTGGTATCACCCCAATCTCAAAGGGTGATCTCAGAAGGCAGCAAGACGAGGTGTATGAACACACCTATAACAAGACGATAGAAGCATACGCGGCAGCCAAGTTTGGTAAAGACGCGATCAAAGAAACGCTGGATGAAGTCTACGCCTACCGTGCAGAGATTCACAAGCAGCATCGTGGACTAGGAAACCCTGATAAGAGTACGTCGCAAGGCTGAGTTTGCAATTGTTGCTTGCCGCACTGCTCTATTCCGCCTATCCTTCAACACACTCGCCAGGGGTGCCCCCGGATAAGCCGGCGCGGCTGAGACAGTCCCTTGGAACCTGATCGATCACCCCGGTCGATTTGTCTTGACGCCAGTCGTCGGGCAACTTCCGGGGGTCGCGTAGGGAGGCGAGCCACCGCCGAACTCGCGCCGACTCTCGGCACGTTCCACCGGCCACGGCGCCGCTTCCCGCTACGTCTCCCGCAGACGAAGGAAGCCAAGCCATGACCGCCACACCAAACACACCGCTCAACCCCGACGGCACCCGCACCATCGACCCGGCGGACTTTATGCTCCCCCCCGTCGGCGGCGACCCGGGCACCGAGACCACCACCACCCCCGGCTCCTTCGCCAACCCCGCCGTCATCCTCCCGGGGGTCCGTGGCGCGAAGACCTACAGCTCTCCCGACACCCCCGGCATGCCCGCGCCCTCCACCAAGACCGCGTGGGACTTCCTGCCCGAGGGCTGGGCAACGGGCGAAAACGGCCGCGCCAACGCAAGCCCACGGTCATCGACCGTGGGCGTCGAGACTGTGATGTTCA
The sequence above is a segment of the Phycisphaeraceae bacterium D3-23 genome. Coding sequences within it:
- a CDS encoding regulatory protein RecX, with translation MTLFPTDARLQILSLSPTARDSHRTMVRVGDPDAGTKGKVVATLNTRLINDLGLYKGQPWNDTLAKQVEDAKGFDKAFRAATRRLARRAMSRRMIDDKLRQLDHSAGTRAAVLERLEQLDLIDDEQFGRMLVRAEMSRKPAGPMLLKQKLFAKGISGSLADKLVAEATDDPDEQRDTALAFAEKKIGAMRRLDPDARYRRLYGQLARRGFKSDTIRHVMETLRDELRAGDDDDTGSY
- a CDS encoding trypsin-like peptidase domain-containing protein, encoding MNPLTRFVCSALVLLTAALLAPPALAQPAAAVEQDTALAHVEERARAIAPNAIGAAVGIIVRDANGAGSGNGRGMGSGVIVSEDGLILSAAHVVLAPGAELIIILADGTRVAGETLGVDHDVDAGMARITEPGDYTFAPVAAQGDFAVGDWVLAVGHAGGIQTDRHPPLRLGRLLHHIDDDDEELFGNLASDCTVISGDSGGPLYNLAGEVIGIHSNIGMRVTENRHVAIDEYHERWDAFVAGEDLSTNPHREPIDPVDAEDLEDLVDEDGNPINPADTDGDGAISDEEAARNVMRMNLYQQFSHVLTRDEIELLMSVAIVGDNGQMQLDITPQNFAEVSGVLEKLNAAQQQGARMPGPLPRRALRYTRTGEQVRPMLDPIAEQGGQSVVAVRSGTQYVALGTVVGEGLILTKASELDSDTLAIRVGRVRREVELVGVDEATDLALLRVERSNGTAPVKWYAHDLEPGDLLGTLLVSPNADGEPLALGVVSVETRAIPQTIQSIGNGNTAFLGVSGLGGSGSAVIQEVIEGGAAQAAGMLDGDAIVRIQDMTIENHTDLVEAIGQFEPGTTIEIEVLRRGASVVMHATLQDATGKFDMDANDDLPTAQLSRQAGAISARRTDFPAAFTHDSVVWAGDMGGPLLGLDGTCIGINIARYGRTATYAIPADEVQRVLAELLAGESE
- a CDS encoding DUF1572 family protein; translation: MTDDLGTVVLASARETFVSQRGLADRAIAQVSFAQLRQVLDRDGNSVAVIMKHMAGNMRSRWTQVLTSDGEKPWRHRDTEFVDDYTDRDALEKDWASGWSVLLETLDRLTGDDLARDVYIRSRPLTLARAIHRQIAHYGYHVGQIVSQCKRLAGDDWAYLSVPRGGSEAYTRSLQTPKEHGESRGPGENTETA
- a CDS encoding porin; this translates as MLSKISTAALVCAMAAGFAGTASADEDTRIAQLEAQVAQLQAQSQGDWLTEARADEVRGLVQDVLADSATRATLLQEGMAAGIDDNGHVFLQSANGQFTMNISGQIQFRYLFNYQDDRTGSSDEARSSFSVRREKVAFSGTVADGWDYLIRLATDRGDGNVFAEDVVIGHDLGDGWKMRAGHFKLPFARQELISSTRQVAVDRGLATEFFTLNRAEQVQFSYKDDQWKFAVALSDGANSGFTDLPGGASNDFAFTARADVRLDGEWDDAKDEFGSDSDALFVGAAIHYQKADGGGFVDDQFIWTIDALWKTGGFGVTAGVFGNHVSANTGFVDADQYGAYGQVSYILDEKWNVFGRLDYIDDDVSGRDELLALTVGLNYHFNDNVKFTTDIIYTLSGDDPAGAGAVNGGESSSGLGMQSGVTDDDEQIAWRAQLQLLF
- a CDS encoding trypsin-like peptidase domain-containing protein, with the protein product MTSTPRIARVLPALLALVLSAGLPGLASASAVPESLVALNTQTTALAEPCRSATVGIMMPGGGMGSGVIISEDGLVLTAAHVLPEVGGAITIVLHDGRQVAAQALGANRQVDSGMARITEEGVYPFAPVAEAGGLWEGDWCIAFGHAAGIQTDRPAPMRLGRIVHVSSRAAMTGAITTDCTVVSGDSGGPLYNMAGEVIGIHSNIEMNVLVNRHVPIDVYHAQWDALLEPNEISAMPQGAGSVIPGLEALPENIQREITRRIEDGDTALRDAIEESRDATGKVDLSPEELATLLGREDLIATIREYEERLDARERRTAELNAMEGSPLGDGPDAIDERLAETRQFLRRTARQRALAEIADDLRRAHGKIADHVIAQYDDVTAGAGPCTVEVVCQRRVVALGTIVRADGYIITKASELNGPVAVRMHDMDYDARIVNGDWANDIAMLKIDAQELTPVRWSAAPPVLGELVVAPGADGMPLALGTIGVDARPIPERVNNLREAAPSGPFLGVSGATNASGARIEAVIPGTPAETAGLLAGDIITAIGEEAIAGQRALVQVLGEKEIGETLTLTVRRGEEDEAEELELEVTLGDRADFAEPAPEQQGPSAAETYSARGGKLSGRRTRFPMAITHDTIIWAGDIGGPLLNLEGEAVGLNIARYGRTATYSIPADVVQGVVERMLAGH
- a CDS encoding PEGA domain-containing protein, producing the protein MARPTPPIAIATLALTALFSTGCVQRVLSIDSDPPGALVYLNDQEVGRTPVTVPFTWYGTYDVRLEMAGYQTLHTEQQLDQPWWEHPGPDLFAEAIPGQRVERSWSFALEPAQAAEDVDTDALLDHARQLRELNDRPVE
- a CDS encoding response regulator transcription factor, producing MTDTPTNETTILLVEDEPDLLELLRYNLAREGYRVETAATGEDGLQRARKLSGELGLVLLDLMLPGIDGLEVCRQLKTRDATQHVPVVMLTAKGEEQDIVRGLEQGADDYITKPFSPRVLLARVRAVLRRAERDDQPTPDSVVKSGPITIDKDRHEVHASGERVALTATEFKLLSLITSKPGRVFTRQQIIETIHEGYAAVTDRSVDVQVVALRRKLGDTGRQIETVRGVGYRLRDE
- a CDS encoding DUF971 domain-containing protein: MAIFPKDIDLDRAKALTIAWSDGRVSVYPVAFLRKNSPSADARQFREELAKNPLTVLPTGAGSAGPLRAESVELVGNYAIRLVFSDGHGTGLYTWAYLREIDPAPREGPPG